The region TTCTATCTCTTATTAAAAGAAAAATCAAAGCAGCATGGATCATCACAGTTCACAGTGATCCTAAACTTGATTTTGTAGGAAAAGGCATAAAAGGAAAAGTGTTTGCTTATTTGAATGTAAGAAGTATAAAAAAAGCTGACGGTTTAATTGCAGTAACTGAAGCATTCAAAAAAGAGCTAGTGGAGATGGGAATTTCTAAAAACCGTATCTTTGTGATTTACAACGGTATCGTTTTTGACGGGCAGAGAAGTGATCAAAAAAAATATTCTACTTTTACAATCAGTTATATCGCTCGATTAACTCCTATTAAAGGTCATGAATTTTTATTTGAAAGTCTAAAAGTTAGTTCTTTAAAAAACTTTCATTTGAATATTATAGGAGATGGAGAATTAAGGAAAACACTAGAACAAAAAGCTGAAGGGTTAAATCTATCAAAAAATATCCAGTTTCATGGTTTTTTAGATAAGTCAGCTATTGAAAAAATATTGCACCAAACCGATCTTTCTGTTTTAGCTTCTTATAGCGAAGGATTCCCATTAGTTTTACTAGAATCTGCTAATCAACGAGTTCCTTTTGTTAGTACGGATGTCGGAGATGTTGCAAAGTTGGTGCCAAATGAAAGTTATGGCTGGCTGG is a window of Carnobacterium mobile DSM 4848 DNA encoding:
- a CDS encoding glycosyltransferase family 4 protein gives rise to the protein MKVLHVNAGLEEGGAKTHILSLLSQFDVQSAELLVLEEGIVAKEARDFGITVHTLGQGSRYDLSVLKKLVTFINTGHFDVVHTHGARSNLILSLIKRKIKAAWIITVHSDPKLDFVGKGIKGKVFAYLNVRSIKKADGLIAVTEAFKKELVEMGISKNRIFVIYNGIVFDGQRSDQKKYSTFTISYIARLTPIKGHEFLFESLKVSSLKNFHLNIIGDGELRKTLEQKAEGLNLSKNIQFHGFLDKSAIEKILHQTDLSVLASYSEGFPLVLLESANQRVPFVSTDVGDVAKLVPNESYGWLVPVGDQSAFAKALNEAYNDWHLGELAEKGEKLFQLASKEFSQERFYQETIVVYQKYVK